Proteins encoded by one window of Dyella humicola:
- a CDS encoding phosphoribosylanthranilate isomerase, which yields MTRIKCCGMTRVEDALLAAQLGADAIGVVFTARSRRRVSLERARAICRALPPFVSTVALFMDDDAGLVQEAIDVVQPDLLQFHGNERDDWCAQFDRRYLKAIAMGEGAAALPRLREYPGAAGLLLDGHGLGEAGGSGKAFDWTLMPKDLAQPLILAGGLTPANVAEAVRIARPWAVDVASGIESTPGIKDPQKMADFVRAVREASAG from the coding sequence ATGACCCGCATCAAATGTTGCGGCATGACCCGTGTCGAGGACGCGCTGCTGGCGGCGCAGCTGGGTGCGGATGCGATCGGTGTGGTGTTCACTGCCCGCAGTCGCCGGCGGGTGTCGTTGGAGCGGGCGCGCGCGATCTGTCGGGCCTTGCCACCCTTCGTTTCGACCGTGGCGCTGTTCATGGACGACGATGCGGGACTCGTGCAGGAAGCGATCGACGTGGTGCAGCCTGATCTGCTGCAGTTCCACGGCAATGAGCGCGACGACTGGTGCGCGCAATTCGATCGGCGTTATCTGAAGGCCATTGCGATGGGTGAGGGCGCTGCCGCATTGCCGCGCTTGCGCGAATATCCCGGCGCTGCTGGTCTGCTGCTGGATGGGCATGGGCTCGGCGAGGCGGGCGGTAGTGGTAAGGCGTTCGACTGGACGCTGATGCCGAAGGATCTAGCGCAGCCGCTGATTCTGGCGGGCGGACTCACGCCCGCGAACGTAGCGGAAGCGGTCCGCATCGCCCGGCCCTGGGCGGTGGACGTGGCCAGCGGCATCGAGTCGACGCCCGGCATCAAGGACCCGCAGAAGATGGCGGACTTTGTGCGGGCGGTACGCGAGGCGAGCGCAGGCTGA
- a CDS encoding aspartate-semialdehyde dehydrogenase — protein sequence MSKKSSYKVAMVGATGAVGETLLAILAEREFPISELVPLASERSAGEKITFDGKPVTVRNLADYDFDGVDIAFFSAGGSVSREHAHRAAAAGAVVIDNTSEFRYQDDIPLVVSEVNPHAIAEYTNRGIIANPNCSTMQMLVALAPIHRAAGIERINVATYQSVSGAGRSGMEELGKQTAAMLSFQDVEPKKFSKQIAFNVIPHIDDFQPNGYTKEEMKMVWETRKILEDDTIQVNPTAVRVPVFYGHAEAVHVETRDKITAEQARALLEQAEGVVVMDERKAGGYPTPVSDAAGKDPVFVGRIREDISHERGLDLWIVADNIRKGAALNAVQIAELLIQDYL from the coding sequence ATGAGCAAGAAGAGCAGTTACAAGGTGGCAATGGTTGGCGCAACAGGCGCCGTGGGCGAGACCTTGCTGGCGATCCTGGCCGAGCGAGAATTTCCGATCAGCGAGCTGGTGCCGCTGGCCAGCGAGCGCTCGGCGGGTGAGAAGATCACCTTCGACGGCAAACCGGTCACGGTACGCAATCTTGCCGACTACGATTTCGACGGCGTCGATATCGCGTTCTTCTCGGCCGGCGGTTCGGTCAGTCGCGAGCATGCGCACCGCGCGGCGGCGGCGGGTGCGGTGGTCATCGATAACACGTCCGAATTCCGTTACCAGGACGATATCCCGCTGGTGGTGAGCGAGGTCAATCCGCACGCCATCGCCGAATACACCAATCGCGGCATCATCGCTAATCCAAACTGCTCCACCATGCAAATGCTGGTTGCGCTGGCGCCGATCCACCGTGCCGCCGGCATCGAGCGCATCAATGTGGCGACCTACCAGTCGGTGTCCGGCGCCGGTCGTAGCGGCATGGAAGAGCTGGGCAAGCAGACCGCGGCGATGCTCAGTTTCCAGGACGTCGAGCCCAAGAAGTTCTCCAAGCAGATCGCCTTCAACGTGATCCCGCACATCGATGACTTCCAGCCCAACGGCTACACCAAGGAAGAAATGAAGATGGTGTGGGAGACGCGAAAAATTCTCGAGGACGACACCATCCAGGTGAATCCGACAGCCGTGCGCGTGCCGGTGTTCTACGGCCATGCCGAAGCCGTGCACGTGGAAACGCGCGACAAGATCACCGCGGAACAGGCTCGTGCACTCCTGGAGCAGGCCGAAGGCGTCGTCGTGATGGACGAGCGCAAGGCTGGCGGTTATCCCACCCCGGTAAGCGACGCCGCGGGCAAAGATCCGGTTTTCGTGGGGCGCATTCGCGAAGATATTTCTCACGAGCGCGGGCTGGACCTGTGGATCGTCGCGGACAATATCCGCAAGGGCGCGGCGCTCAATGCCGTGCAGATCGCCGAGTTGTTGATCCAGGATTACCTGTAA
- the truA gene encoding tRNA pseudouridine(38-40) synthase TruA, translating into MRLALGIEYDGTDFSGWQRLSHGETVQGALERALSFVAAQPIEVTCAGRTDAGVHGRCQVVHFDTEVQRDPRSWVLGGCSNLPSSVAVLWAQPVDQAFHARFSARSRRYRYRILNRQVRGALEARYVTWERLPLDAARMHDAAQVLMGEHDFSAFRAISCQAAHARREVRAISVRREDEQVIIEIEANAFLHHMVRNIVGSLLPIGRGEQPVSWMRELLAGRSREVAGPTALASGLTFIGPRYESHWGLPAEVSQ; encoded by the coding sequence ATGCGACTTGCCCTGGGTATCGAATATGACGGCACCGACTTCTCCGGCTGGCAGCGACTGAGCCACGGCGAAACCGTGCAGGGTGCGCTGGAGCGGGCGTTGTCGTTCGTCGCCGCCCAACCCATCGAGGTCACGTGTGCGGGGCGTACCGATGCCGGTGTGCATGGCCGTTGCCAGGTGGTGCATTTCGATACGGAAGTGCAGCGCGATCCTCGCAGCTGGGTGCTGGGCGGCTGCTCCAACCTGCCGTCCAGCGTGGCGGTGTTGTGGGCGCAACCGGTGGACCAGGCGTTCCACGCCCGTTTCTCTGCGCGTAGCCGTCGCTATCGCTACCGCATCCTCAATCGTCAGGTTCGCGGGGCGCTGGAAGCGCGCTATGTGACCTGGGAGCGCTTGCCCCTGGATGCCGCGCGCATGCATGACGCGGCCCAGGTATTGATGGGCGAGCACGATTTCAGCGCCTTTCGCGCCATTTCCTGCCAGGCGGCGCACGCGCGGCGCGAAGTACGGGCCATCAGTGTGCGGCGCGAAGACGAGCAGGTCATCATCGAGATCGAGGCCAATGCGTTCCTCCACCACATGGTGCGCAACATCGTCGGCTCGCTGCTGCCGATCGGGCGTGGCGAGCAGCCGGTGTCCTGGATGAGGGAGCTGTTGGCGGGTCGCAGCCGAGAGGTCGCCGGTCCTACCGCGCTGGCGTCGGGGCTGACCTTTATCGGCCCTCGCTATGAATCGCACTGGGGCTTGCCGGCCGAGGTGAGTCAATGA
- the aroC gene encoding chorismate synthase, giving the protein MSSNSFGKLFTVTTFGESHGPAIGCVIDGCPPGLAIAPEEFRADLDRRATGKSRHTSQRREADEVEILSGVFEGRTTGTPIALLIRNTDQRSKDYGDIAETFRPGHADYTYWQKYGIRDPRGGGRSSARETTMRVAAGVIAKKWLAERHGVRVRGYMAQIGEITPGTFDWDVVEQNAFFWPDAHEVSALESYMDALRKSGDSVGARVNVVAEGVPPGWGEPIYGKLDGDLAAALMSINAVKGVEIGDGFAVVTQHGSQHRDEMALDGFTSNHAGGILGGISTGQAVIASMALKPTSSILIPGRSVNLAGEPVEVVTKGRHDPCVGIRATPIAEAMVALVLMDHALRHRAQCGDVGEVSPRIP; this is encoded by the coding sequence GTGTCCAGCAATTCCTTCGGCAAACTCTTTACCGTCACCACCTTCGGCGAGAGCCACGGACCGGCCATTGGCTGCGTGATCGATGGTTGCCCGCCGGGCCTGGCCATTGCGCCTGAGGAATTCCGCGCCGATCTCGATCGTCGCGCCACCGGCAAGAGTCGGCATACCTCGCAGCGACGCGAAGCCGACGAGGTGGAAATCCTTTCCGGCGTGTTCGAGGGTCGCACGACCGGCACGCCGATCGCGCTGCTGATCCGCAACACCGATCAGCGCAGCAAGGACTACGGCGATATCGCCGAGACGTTCCGCCCCGGGCACGCCGATTACACCTATTGGCAGAAGTACGGCATCCGCGATCCGCGCGGTGGCGGGCGTTCATCCGCGCGCGAGACCACCATGCGCGTGGCCGCCGGCGTGATCGCGAAGAAGTGGCTGGCCGAGCGTCATGGCGTGCGTGTGCGCGGCTACATGGCGCAAATCGGCGAGATCACCCCGGGCACCTTCGATTGGGACGTGGTCGAGCAGAATGCCTTCTTCTGGCCTGATGCCCATGAGGTATCGGCGCTGGAGTCTTATATGGATGCCTTGCGCAAGTCCGGCGATTCGGTGGGCGCCCGCGTAAATGTGGTGGCTGAAGGCGTGCCACCAGGCTGGGGCGAACCGATCTACGGCAAGCTGGATGGTGACCTGGCCGCCGCGTTGATGTCGATCAATGCGGTGAAAGGCGTGGAGATCGGCGATGGCTTCGCGGTAGTCACGCAGCACGGCAGCCAGCATCGCGATGAAATGGCCTTGGACGGCTTTACGTCCAATCATGCTGGCGGCATCCTGGGTGGCATCAGCACCGGTCAGGCGGTGATCGCATCCATGGCGCTCAAGCCGACCTCCAGCATTCTCATTCCTGGGCGTAGCGTGAACCTGGCCGGCGAGCCGGTCGAGGTGGTTACCAAGGGGCGTCACGACCCTTGTGTCGGTATCCGCGCCACGCCGATTGCCGAGGCGATGGTGGCGCTGGTGCTGATGGATCACGCTCTGCGTCATCGCGCGCAATGTGGTGACGTGGGTGAGGTAAGTCCCCGCATCCCCTAA
- a CDS encoding LysR family transcriptional regulator, translating into MPRPLPSLNALHAFEAVARLGSVNRAATELHVTHGAVSRHIRALESELGIALFQRQGRGLALTPPGQRLRDTSTAVFAQLREVCDGLRQDASQAPFVLGCPVSLLARWMIPRLERLMADLPELALHLRPQEISFDEALNGLDAALLAGEPPWPAGWQVLPLARERIGPVVSPQYAQDHALTQDAPEALLGLPLLHTLSRPNAWQTWFQGAGLAGDPRVGQGYPHLYHLIEAAVGGRGAAIAPAQLVADDLASGRLIAPWGFQETPGQWVLAMPSRGPSLRAEALAAWLQGEFMAQS; encoded by the coding sequence ATGCCCCGTCCGCTGCCCTCCCTGAATGCGCTCCACGCCTTTGAAGCAGTGGCACGACTGGGAAGTGTTAACCGCGCGGCGACCGAACTGCATGTCACCCACGGTGCGGTCAGCCGACACATTCGCGCACTGGAGAGCGAGCTGGGCATCGCCCTGTTCCAGCGCCAGGGACGAGGGTTGGCACTGACACCGCCGGGACAACGCCTGCGAGATACGAGCACGGCCGTATTCGCCCAGCTGCGCGAGGTGTGTGACGGCTTGCGTCAGGACGCCTCGCAGGCGCCGTTCGTGCTCGGCTGCCCGGTCAGCCTGTTGGCGCGCTGGATGATTCCCCGGCTCGAACGCCTGATGGCCGATCTGCCTGAGCTGGCCCTGCATCTGCGCCCGCAGGAGATATCGTTCGACGAGGCGCTGAACGGATTGGATGCCGCTCTGCTCGCAGGCGAGCCACCGTGGCCAGCGGGTTGGCAGGTGCTGCCCCTGGCGCGCGAACGGATCGGCCCGGTGGTGAGTCCGCAATACGCCCAGGACCACGCGCTTACCCAGGACGCACCCGAGGCTCTACTGGGCCTGCCACTGCTGCACACGCTATCGCGCCCGAATGCGTGGCAAACCTGGTTTCAAGGTGCCGGCCTAGCTGGCGATCCACGGGTCGGACAGGGCTATCCCCACCTGTACCACCTCATTGAAGCTGCCGTGGGCGGCCGCGGCGCAGCCATCGCCCCGGCGCAGCTTGTCGCTGATGACCTGGCCAGTGGGCGTTTGATCGCGCCGTGGGGGTTTCAGGAAACACCGGGCCAATGGGTGCTGGCGATGCCCTCGCGCGGGCCGTCCCTGCGCGCCGAAGCGCTTGCCGCCTGGCTGCAGGGGGAGTTCATGGCCCAGTCGTAG
- the trpA gene encoding tryptophan synthase subunit alpha: MSRIDRRFAQLKAAGRTGLIPFVTAGDPAPQHAVALMHALVEAGADVIELGVPFSDPMADGPVIQHASERAIEKGVGLVDVLGYVAEFRRRDAQTPVVLMGYLNPIEIHGYARFAAEAVQAGVDGVLVVDCPLEESAVLQPLRDAGLQQILLAAPTTAPGRMVQLCGSAQGFLYYVSFAGITGAARLSTRDIAARVADIRAKSKAPVAVGFGVRDAQTAKAIAGFADAVVIGSALVECLAGAEDVKDVTARARAFLAPIRAALDAH, encoded by the coding sequence ATGAGTCGCATCGACCGCCGCTTCGCCCAGCTCAAGGCGGCTGGCCGCACCGGCCTGATTCCTTTTGTCACCGCCGGCGATCCGGCGCCGCAGCATGCTGTCGCGCTGATGCACGCCTTGGTCGAGGCGGGTGCTGACGTGATCGAGCTTGGCGTGCCGTTTTCCGATCCCATGGCCGATGGTCCGGTGATCCAGCACGCCAGCGAGCGCGCCATCGAGAAGGGCGTCGGCCTGGTCGATGTGCTGGGCTATGTGGCCGAGTTCCGGCGGCGTGATGCGCAAACGCCGGTGGTGCTGATGGGCTACCTCAACCCGATCGAGATCCACGGCTATGCCCGCTTCGCCGCCGAGGCAGTGCAGGCCGGTGTGGATGGCGTACTGGTAGTCGATTGCCCACTGGAAGAATCGGCCGTGCTGCAGCCGCTGCGCGATGCCGGCCTGCAGCAGATCCTGTTGGCGGCACCCACCACCGCACCCGGGCGTATGGTGCAGCTGTGCGGGTCGGCCCAGGGTTTCCTGTACTATGTCTCGTTCGCCGGCATCACAGGCGCAGCGCGATTGAGCACCCGTGACATCGCCGCGCGCGTGGCCGATATCCGGGCGAAGTCCAAGGCTCCGGTGGCTGTTGGCTTTGGTGTGCGCGATGCGCAGACAGCCAAGGCGATCGCCGGATTCGCGGATGCGGTGGTGATAGGCAGTGCGCTGGTGGAATGCCTGGCAGGCGCGGAGGACGTCAAAGACGTCACCGCGCGGGCGCGCGCCTTCCTTGCACCGATCCGCGCCGCGCTGGATGCGCATTGA
- the trpB gene encoding tryptophan synthase subunit beta, which translates to MSKITDFSVYPDEHGRFGNYGGSYVAETLMAPLAELTEAYLRLRQDPEFLAELDRDLKYYVGRPSPIYYAERLSQQVGGARILLKREDLNHTGAHKINNTIGQALVAKRMGKPRIIAETGAGQHGVASATVAARFGLKCVVYMGAVDIERQKINVYRMKLLGAEVVPVTSGSKTLKDALNEAMRDWVTNVADTFYIIGTVAGPHPYPLMVRDFNAIVGREAREQMLEQFGRLPDVLTACVGGGSNAIGLFHAFLNDADVRVVGAEAAGEGIATGHHAASLAAGRPGVLHGNRTYVLCDDNGQITETHSVSAGLDYPGVGPEHAFLKDAGRAEYVGVTDDEALEAFHLLARTEGILAALESSHAVAQAVKLAREYPKDGLVLCNLSGRGDKDVHTIAAREGVQV; encoded by the coding sequence ATGAGCAAGATCACCGATTTCAGCGTTTACCCCGACGAGCACGGCCGCTTCGGCAATTACGGCGGCAGTTACGTCGCCGAAACCCTGATGGCGCCGCTGGCGGAACTGACCGAGGCCTATCTGCGCCTGCGCCAGGACCCGGAATTCCTGGCCGAGCTGGATCGCGACCTCAAGTACTACGTGGGCCGGCCCAGCCCGATCTACTACGCGGAGCGGTTGTCGCAGCAGGTGGGCGGCGCACGCATCCTGCTCAAGCGCGAAGACCTTAATCACACCGGCGCGCACAAGATCAACAACACCATCGGCCAGGCCCTGGTGGCCAAGCGCATGGGTAAGCCGCGCATCATTGCCGAGACCGGCGCAGGGCAGCACGGCGTGGCCAGTGCCACCGTGGCGGCGCGCTTCGGGCTGAAGTGCGTGGTCTACATGGGCGCGGTGGATATCGAACGGCAGAAGATCAACGTTTACCGCATGAAGCTGCTCGGCGCTGAGGTGGTGCCGGTCACGTCCGGCTCGAAGACGCTCAAGGACGCGCTCAACGAGGCGATGCGCGACTGGGTAACCAACGTGGCCGACACCTTCTACATCATCGGCACCGTGGCCGGTCCGCATCCGTATCCGCTGATGGTGCGCGACTTCAATGCCATCGTAGGCCGCGAAGCACGCGAGCAGATGCTGGAGCAGTTCGGTCGCCTGCCGGACGTGCTTACGGCATGCGTGGGCGGCGGCTCCAATGCGATTGGCCTGTTCCATGCGTTCCTCAACGATGCCGATGTGCGCGTCGTGGGCGCTGAGGCGGCGGGCGAGGGCATTGCAACCGGGCATCACGCTGCGTCGCTGGCGGCCGGCCGTCCAGGCGTGCTGCATGGCAACCGCACCTATGTGTTGTGCGATGACAACGGCCAGATCACCGAGACGCATTCGGTCTCGGCCGGTCTGGACTATCCCGGTGTCGGTCCCGAGCACGCCTTTCTCAAGGATGCCGGCCGCGCGGAATATGTCGGCGTCACTGATGACGAAGCGCTCGAGGCGTTCCACTTGCTGGCACGCACCGAAGGCATCCTGGCCGCGCTCGAATCCAGTCACGCCGTCGCGCAGGCGGTCAAGCTGGCGCGTGAGTATCCGAAGGACGGGCTGGTGCTGTGCAACCTCTCCGGCCGCGGCGACAAGGACGTTCACACGATTGCCGCGCGTGAAGGAGTGCAGGTATGA
- a CDS encoding 2-hydroxyacid dehydrogenase, with product MIAKPKVWVARPLFPDVLARLAEYVDVQAEAVERKHSAAELREKLAHVDGALIGLSDRIDAAALEGNHRLKVVANLGVGFNNLDLDAMTRAGVLGCNTPDVLTESVADYAWALMLAAARRVGAAERWLRAGQWAGSQMRFDDWLGVDVHGRTLGILGMGRIGRAIARRAVGFDMRVIYHNRSRLPEPVEREYGATLVAKPELLRQADHLVLVLPFTAANRHAIGAEELAQMKPSAVLVNMARGGIVDDAALAAALRDGKLAAAGLDVFEGEPVVHPDLLALDNVILSPHIASASEDTRRSMARVAADNVIAALGYGEAAGKPPTPLNPAVMSHWATRKA from the coding sequence ATGATCGCCAAACCGAAAGTCTGGGTCGCGCGCCCCCTGTTTCCCGATGTGCTGGCGCGTCTGGCCGAATATGTCGACGTGCAGGCCGAGGCAGTGGAGCGAAAGCACAGCGCAGCGGAACTGCGGGAGAAGCTGGCCCATGTCGATGGCGCCTTGATTGGGCTGTCGGATCGGATCGACGCTGCGGCGCTCGAGGGCAACCATCGGCTCAAGGTGGTGGCCAATCTTGGCGTCGGCTTCAACAACCTCGATCTCGATGCGATGACCAGGGCCGGCGTGCTCGGCTGCAACACGCCCGACGTGCTGACCGAGAGCGTGGCCGACTACGCCTGGGCCCTGATGCTGGCGGCGGCCCGTCGCGTGGGTGCGGCAGAACGCTGGCTGCGGGCAGGGCAGTGGGCGGGCAGTCAGATGCGCTTCGATGACTGGCTGGGCGTCGATGTGCACGGCCGGACACTGGGCATTCTTGGCATGGGTCGCATCGGCCGGGCCATTGCACGGCGGGCCGTCGGCTTCGACATGCGGGTGATCTATCACAACCGCTCGCGGCTGCCCGAGCCGGTCGAGCGCGAATACGGTGCCACCCTGGTGGCCAAGCCCGAACTGCTGCGCCAGGCGGACCACCTGGTACTGGTGCTACCTTTTACGGCCGCGAACCGGCACGCGATCGGCGCTGAGGAGCTGGCTCAGATGAAGCCTTCGGCGGTGCTGGTCAATATGGCGCGGGGTGGCATCGTGGATGATGCGGCGCTGGCGGCGGCCTTGCGTGATGGCAAGCTGGCGGCAGCCGGCCTGGATGTCTTCGAGGGCGAGCCAGTCGTGCATCCGGACCTGCTGGCGTTGGACAATGTGATACTGAGCCCGCATATCGCCAGCGCAAGCGAAGATACGCGCCGCTCCATGGCCCGGGTGGCGGCCGATAATGTCATCGCTGCCCTGGGTTACGGTGAGGCGGCCGGAAAGCCGCCGACGCCGCTCAACCCGGCGGTAATGAGCCACTGGGCAACACGTAAAGCGTGA
- a CDS encoding FimV/HubP family polar landmark protein, producing MNRSLKLSMLMALALGSSQAMALELGQIQVKSALGQPLLAEIPVNPESPAELQNLTARLASAQDAASAGVAAGPTIPLEFAVVNGANGKKVIRITSSAPVNDPYLDLLVEVNNGAGKSLREFTILLDPPNSAASVPATHAPVQASPKPSRHATASAPAAASTQSTAAAAPAPAPEAKPAKPAPAPRVAAGGTFGPVESGQTLTAIAHETAPDGVDVNQMMMALKQANPDAFYRDNINALKTGAVLRVPSREDAQATALAAAMAEVRRQNGDWRSGAARTPTTVADAGTRANASSAPTATAPAGDHLALVPAKEGADSAAGRGGKGEKAEKGMAALHQDLLRSQESLTTLTKQGDELKARLKDLEDINSKNERLLSLKDNEIAELQHKLADARKAAGTPADAMVAKPAAASTTVTAAPVSAPAKAATPETVVKADASAAQPAAATSTHAAATMAAATPAASASAPQASIAPVVAKPAPAKPVVKPAVKPAPVAEQDPWYMQTWAWGAGAVAVVGLLLLAMRGRSRKPAAAGAAGASSLADHFGTTPPPGHDGPDLDQDELLDQLAEHPDDVGLHLELVSLYYVRRDVEHFEAAAEAMHAHIADPHQPEWQDVVHMGEDLVPEHPLFAAAAPMSPRGGDEHDALHHFDLDSYVNEGNADAPPLAPQHAANQKVSEYHFDFDLTPRPAHGAVKAPAHESEAVMAGKDVEEELETRHASTWEFTEPADDVLAEESHHELGQLSDDPVDTKLDLARAYVDMGDPDGAQAMLEEVMHEGTQMQKDVAKRLLDSLH from the coding sequence ATGAATCGTTCGTTGAAGCTGTCGATGCTAATGGCGCTTGCCTTGGGCAGCAGCCAGGCAATGGCACTGGAACTGGGCCAGATCCAGGTGAAATCGGCCCTGGGGCAGCCCTTGCTGGCCGAAATCCCGGTAAATCCCGAGAGTCCGGCCGAACTGCAGAATCTCACGGCGCGGCTTGCGTCAGCCCAGGATGCGGCTTCGGCCGGCGTCGCCGCCGGCCCGACCATTCCACTGGAATTTGCCGTGGTGAATGGTGCCAACGGCAAGAAGGTCATCCGCATCACCAGCAGTGCCCCAGTCAACGACCCCTATCTCGACCTGTTGGTCGAGGTGAACAACGGCGCGGGCAAGAGCCTGCGCGAGTTCACCATCCTGCTCGATCCGCCGAATTCGGCCGCCAGCGTGCCTGCTACGCATGCGCCGGTGCAGGCCAGCCCGAAGCCTTCGCGTCACGCCACGGCGTCGGCGCCGGCTGCTGCCAGCACCCAGAGCACGGCTGCCGCGGCGCCCGCGCCGGCTCCCGAAGCGAAGCCGGCCAAGCCAGCGCCCGCGCCTCGCGTTGCGGCCGGCGGCACCTTCGGTCCGGTCGAGAGTGGCCAGACACTGACCGCGATTGCGCATGAAACCGCACCGGATGGTGTCGACGTCAACCAGATGATGATGGCGCTCAAACAGGCCAATCCGGATGCCTTCTACCGCGACAATATCAATGCCCTGAAGACGGGAGCCGTGCTTCGCGTGCCGTCTCGCGAGGATGCGCAGGCCACGGCCCTGGCCGCTGCCATGGCCGAGGTTCGTCGCCAAAACGGCGACTGGCGCTCGGGCGCTGCACGCACGCCGACCACGGTGGCCGATGCTGGCACGCGCGCCAATGCGTCGTCGGCTCCCACGGCCACGGCACCTGCCGGTGATCACCTGGCGTTGGTCCCGGCCAAGGAGGGTGCCGATAGCGCCGCGGGTCGCGGCGGCAAAGGCGAGAAGGCCGAGAAGGGCATGGCTGCCCTGCATCAGGATCTGCTGCGCAGCCAGGAGTCGCTCACCACGCTGACCAAGCAGGGTGACGAGTTGAAGGCGCGCCTGAAAGACCTGGAAGACATCAACAGCAAGAACGAGCGCCTGCTCTCGCTCAAAGACAATGAAATCGCCGAGTTGCAGCACAAGCTAGCTGACGCTCGCAAGGCCGCGGGCACGCCTGCCGATGCGATGGTGGCCAAGCCGGCCGCTGCGTCGACGACGGTGACCGCTGCGCCGGTCAGTGCGCCCGCCAAGGCGGCCACCCCGGAGACCGTGGTCAAGGCCGACGCCTCCGCGGCGCAGCCGGCCGCTGCCACCAGCACGCACGCTGCCGCCACGATGGCCGCCGCCACGCCGGCCGCAAGCGCCAGCGCGCCGCAGGCCAGCATTGCACCGGTCGTCGCGAAGCCAGCGCCGGCCAAGCCGGTGGTGAAGCCTGCGGTCAAGCCGGCTCCAGTGGCTGAGCAGGATCCCTGGTACATGCAGACCTGGGCCTGGGGCGCCGGTGCGGTTGCGGTAGTTGGGCTCCTCCTCCTCGCTATGCGCGGGCGTAGCCGCAAGCCGGCCGCGGCTGGAGCAGCTGGCGCATCGTCGCTGGCCGATCACTTCGGCACCACGCCGCCACCAGGTCACGATGGCCCCGATCTGGATCAGGACGAACTGCTTGACCAGCTGGCCGAGCATCCGGACGACGTCGGCCTGCACCTTGAGCTGGTGAGCCTTTATTACGTTCGCCGCGACGTCGAACATTTTGAGGCTGCGGCTGAGGCCATGCATGCCCATATTGCCGATCCGCATCAACCGGAATGGCAGGACGTTGTGCACATGGGCGAGGACCTGGTGCCGGAGCACCCGCTGTTCGCCGCCGCTGCACCCATGTCCCCGCGCGGTGGGGACGAGCACGATGCCCTGCATCATTTCGACCTGGACAGCTACGTCAACGAGGGCAACGCGGATGCGCCGCCGCTGGCCCCGCAGCATGCGGCAAACCAGAAGGTCAGCGAGTATCACTTCGACTTTGACCTGACGCCGCGCCCGGCACATGGCGCCGTGAAGGCACCGGCGCATGAGTCGGAGGCCGTCATGGCAGGCAAGGACGTCGAGGAAGAGCTCGAGACACGCCATGCTTCGACCTGGGAGTTCACCGAGCCGGCAGACGACGTGCTGGCCGAGGAGTCGCATCATGAGCTGGGCCAGCTTAGCGACGACCCGGTCGACACCAAGCTCGACCTTGCCCGCGCTTACGTGGACATGGGCGACCCGGATGGTGCACAGGCCATGCTGGAGGAAGTGATGCACGAAGGCACCCAGATGCAGAAGGACGTGGCCAAGCGCCTGCTCGACAGCCTGCACTGA
- a CDS encoding GNAT family N-acetyltransferase: protein MELGTSRLRIDALHLEDADALFRYRADPQVARYQGWRPDSLADALGFIGIQVGLASPSPGCWFQRAIRLRDDGLLIGDLGLHLSEGRQVEFGISVSPAHQGQGYAREAMAAVLAYVFGRLHAHRVHASVDPRNLASMALLRALGLRQEAHFRECLRIRGEWVDDVVFALLASEWQGARPEGASSSASR from the coding sequence GTGGAACTGGGCACATCCCGTCTTCGCATCGACGCCTTGCACCTCGAAGACGCAGATGCCCTGTTTCGCTATCGCGCCGATCCGCAGGTGGCGCGTTACCAGGGCTGGCGGCCGGATTCGCTGGCGGACGCCCTGGGCTTCATCGGAATCCAGGTCGGCCTGGCTTCACCCTCGCCGGGATGCTGGTTCCAGCGCGCCATCCGGTTGCGCGATGACGGTTTGCTGATCGGTGATCTCGGCCTGCACCTTTCCGAGGGCCGCCAAGTCGAGTTCGGGATCAGTGTTTCGCCAGCGCACCAGGGGCAGGGCTATGCCCGCGAGGCCATGGCTGCCGTGCTCGCCTACGTGTTTGGCAGGTTGCATGCGCATCGCGTGCACGCGTCCGTCGACCCGCGCAATCTGGCTAGCATGGCGCTGTTGCGCGCACTGGGATTGCGCCAGGAGGCCCATTTTCGCGAGTGCTTGAGGATTCGCGGTGAGTGGGTGGACGATGTCGTGTTCGCCCTGCTGGCAAGCGAGTGGCAGGGCGCGCGGCCCGAAGGCGCATCCTCGAGCGCATCGCGCTAA